One window of Biomphalaria glabrata chromosome 6, xgBioGlab47.1, whole genome shotgun sequence genomic DNA carries:
- the LOC129926859 gene encoding zinc finger MYM-type protein 1-like: MKELLGITLKRECPTRWSARQDAVNAILEQFDGFLQLLENLYEDGTQTSETQNDAYSLLQNVMNFNFITLLDFWHAVLSKIDRIQKRLQDPSMNFHDAALDLEGLQQRLSSIREDVCITAVNAANVLCEKLGIRIEGRIKRRKQMPGENAGDAGLAAVEEITRIMKSVIDRLIQEMTTRFGRLKTLDEKFVFLFNISKLFANDTSNDIQQHCATLADFYKTDIDGTELFVEISDCSRLLKTRPDATPSSTLELLSFIISYGNDIFPNLRIALQIMLTISVSVASCERSFSKLKIILTYLRASMGQERLSDLALLSIEKELVETINFDDVIDNFASARSRKVVL, from the coding sequence atgaaagaattgcTTGGAATTACATTGAAGAGAGAATGTCCAACACGCTGGAGTGCAAGACAAGATGCGGTGAATGCAATCCTTGAACAGTTTGATGGATTTTTACAGCTGTTAGAAAACCTGTATGAAGATGGTACTCAAACTAGTGAGACTCAGAATGATGCATACAGTTTGCTTCAAAATGTGATGAATTTCAATTTCATCACTCTACTTGATTTCTGGCATGCAGTTTTGTCAAAAATTGACCGGATTCAAAAACGACTGCAAGATCCATCAATGAATTTCCATGACGCAGCACTGGATTTAGAAGGACTGCAGCAACGGCTAAGTAGCATTCGAGAAGATGTTTGCATCACTGCAGTCAATGCAGCTAACGTTCTGTGTGAAAAATTGGGAATTAGGATAGAAGGAAGAATTAAACGTCGAAAACAGATGCCAGGTGAAAATGCTGGTGATGCAGGACTCGCTGCGGTTGAAGAAATAACTCGCATTATGAAATCAGTTATTGATAGACTAATCCAGGAGATGACAACACGATTTGGTCGTCTGAAGACGTTAGATGAAAAGTTTGTATTTCTATTCAACATCAGCAAATTGTTTGCTAATGATACCTCTAATGATATTCAACAGCACTGTGCTACGCTGGCTGACTTTTATAAAACTGATATCGATGGAACTGAACTGTTCGTAGAAATCAGTGACTGCAGTAGGTTGCTGAAAACCCGGCCAGATGCTACCCCAAGCAGCACATTAGaattactttcatttattatttcatatggcaaTGACATATTTCCAAACTTGCGAATTGCTTTGCAAATTATGCTGACAATCTCTGTGTCAGTTGCTAGCTGTGAGCGTTCttttagtaaactaaaaatcattttaacttatttgagAGCTTCAATGGGTCAGGAGCGTCTGTCAGACTTGGCATTGCTAAGCATAGAAAAGGAGCTGGTCGAAACAATTAATTTTGATGATGTCATTGACAACTTTGCTAGTGCAAGATCACGAAAAGTAGTTCTATAA